The following proteins are encoded in a genomic region of Desulfosporosinus youngiae DSM 17734:
- a CDS encoding molybdopterin-dependent oxidoreductase, whose product MSGDGELVFRNICPRNCYGTCGMLSYVKDGRLIKVEGDPQHGYTKGRLCLKGYAYPEYVYHSRRLRYPLRQYPRGSGQWQRISWDEALTAISEKILELNTRYGSNLALSYNKFSGNLGFLHQAVEGMFNSFGPHTKAIGDPCLAAGSDALVYDCGEATGPDPESMAEAELIVIWGVNPAWTAVHQLHFIEKARDRGVPVVVIDPLFTATAAKADLYLQIQPGTDGLLALAVLKILHEEEKLEQTAIRDYISGWEPFEAYLMAKIDLEAAAEQIGIDAAGIRELAVLYARHHPAANWVGFGVQRHANGGQTVRAVNALTALTGNLGVKGGGLFYCYLAGQNFAQTISQVAGPVPNRLINFNHFPQEALKLQDPPLKFLWIASRNPLSQDPAVKNWEKLIAQLEMVVTVDLFMSQTAEKSDIVLPASSHFEELDLNTSFWHRWVGINEPAIPPFYEAKSDLQIARELTARLNELAPGFSAFPSHLSPEDWLDQEFTPEILRLLGIDSWQDLKKAPRKLPVHLNPWQDRVFKTGDKKFSLYTKEGKAKNFPALPRYKSLSAPGEYPLRLLTPQHLNRIHSQYSTLDSLNPDEESNSIEIHPRTAGSRGITEGDWVSVYNETGSGLLRARLNPTLPVNVVMAYQGGGKPINSLIPALFTDMGVKSTGNTGLAFYDVFVNIEKSRGEAHA is encoded by the coding sequence ATGTCCGGCGATGGCGAGCTGGTTTTTCGGAATATTTGTCCAAGGAACTGTTATGGAACCTGCGGTATGCTTTCCTATGTTAAAGACGGCAGGCTTATCAAGGTGGAAGGGGACCCCCAGCATGGCTATACCAAAGGCCGGCTTTGTCTGAAAGGTTATGCCTATCCGGAATACGTTTATCATTCCCGGCGTTTGCGCTACCCCTTAAGGCAATATCCCAGAGGGTCCGGGCAATGGCAAAGAATAAGCTGGGATGAAGCACTGACAGCGATCAGTGAGAAAATACTTGAACTCAATACCCGCTACGGGTCGAATCTGGCCTTAAGTTATAACAAGTTTTCCGGCAATTTAGGTTTTTTGCATCAGGCGGTGGAGGGGATGTTTAATAGTTTTGGTCCCCATACCAAAGCTATTGGCGATCCATGTCTGGCCGCCGGAAGTGATGCGCTGGTCTATGATTGCGGGGAAGCAACCGGACCCGATCCGGAAAGCATGGCAGAGGCTGAACTGATCGTGATCTGGGGAGTCAATCCGGCCTGGACAGCCGTGCATCAATTGCATTTCATTGAGAAAGCCAGGGACCGGGGCGTTCCCGTCGTGGTCATTGATCCCTTATTTACAGCGACTGCAGCCAAAGCGGATCTCTATCTGCAAATCCAACCGGGAACGGATGGCTTGCTGGCTCTAGCTGTGCTCAAGATTCTGCACGAAGAGGAGAAACTTGAGCAGACGGCGATTCGGGACTACATCTCGGGCTGGGAGCCCTTCGAAGCTTACTTAATGGCTAAAATCGACCTGGAGGCTGCTGCAGAGCAGATTGGCATAGACGCGGCGGGAATCCGGGAGCTAGCGGTTCTTTATGCCCGGCATCATCCGGCGGCAAACTGGGTGGGCTTTGGTGTGCAGCGGCATGCCAACGGCGGGCAAACGGTACGTGCAGTCAATGCCTTGACAGCCCTGACCGGAAACCTCGGGGTAAAAGGGGGAGGGCTTTTTTACTGTTATTTGGCCGGTCAGAACTTTGCGCAAACTATCAGTCAAGTGGCGGGTCCGGTTCCCAACCGCTTAATTAACTTTAATCATTTTCCCCAGGAAGCCTTAAAATTACAGGACCCGCCCCTCAAGTTTCTTTGGATTGCCAGCCGCAATCCGCTCTCTCAAGACCCCGCGGTTAAAAACTGGGAAAAGCTGATTGCCCAGCTGGAAATGGTTGTGACTGTGGATTTATTTATGAGCCAGACAGCGGAAAAATCCGATATTGTCCTGCCTGCTTCCAGCCATTTTGAAGAGCTCGATTTAAATACAAGCTTTTGGCATCGCTGGGTAGGAATCAACGAGCCGGCTATTCCTCCTTTCTATGAAGCCAAGAGTGACCTGCAAATCGCCCGCGAGCTGACTGCCAGGCTGAATGAATTGGCGCCGGGCTTTTCTGCTTTTCCCAGCCACTTAAGTCCTGAAGACTGGCTGGATCAGGAATTCACTCCGGAAATTCTCCGGCTGCTGGGGATAGACTCCTGGCAGGACTTGAAAAAAGCTCCCCGCAAATTGCCGGTGCACTTAAATCCCTGGCAGGACCGGGTATTTAAGACCGGGGATAAGAAGTTTTCTCTCTATACAAAAGAAGGAAAAGCAAAGAACTTCCCGGCCTTGCCGCGCTACAAAAGCTTATCCGCGCCAGGGGAGTACCCCCTCCGGCTCCTGACCCCTCAGCACCTGAACCGGATTCATTCCCAGTATTCGACCCTGGACTCATTGAACCCGGATGAGGAAAGCAACTCAATTGAAATCCACCCCCGGACGGCCGGCTCCAGAGGAATAACTGAAGGAGATTGGGTTTCAGTTTATAATGAAACCGGTTCCGGTCTTTTACGGGCCCGGCTCAATCCCACACTCCCGGTTAATGTCGTCATGGCCTATCAAGGCGGGGGAAAGCCGATCAATTCCCTGATTCCAGCGCTTTTTACGGATATGGGAGTCAAGAGTACAGGAAACACAGGGCTGGCTTTTTACGATGTTTTCGTCAATATCGAGAAAAGCAGGGGGGAAGCACATGCCTAA
- a CDS encoding PucR family transcriptional regulator codes for MNPEEILKLNKLLMDELLAGRSFHGLAQQLSGRLERPVIITDRNDRVLGAAQALAILEGNLLFHCELDPNVPHCTLILDDEKRPAVYLRITGQNSRLVGFLYILTEDAGVLEIAQQAAPLCALELIKQNYVIQAQREYKDAFIYDLLYSNIESVRDIMSRGEIWGWDLNRPYGVIVFELEDYQDFSADSHLLEGIYAIVETILQQELENPIIMKMKGQIIALLPGDMEQRNIANAREFVEKIQKSARERSSKRTLNVGVGRVYESVKDIFRSFQEAKIALELGRLMEIKGEIPFFSDLGLARILYNHDRQELKEFYWETLGPLESFDREQGNNLMATLEQYFQNQCDSRVTANDLFLHPNTLRYRLKRIEKVLQINLEDFETRLNLMTAFKAKYLRKL; via the coding sequence GTGAATCCAGAAGAGATTCTCAAATTAAACAAGCTCTTAATGGATGAACTGCTGGCCGGGCGAAGTTTTCACGGTTTGGCCCAGCAGTTGTCCGGCAGGCTGGAACGTCCGGTCATCATCACTGACCGGAATGACCGGGTGTTGGGTGCCGCCCAAGCCCTGGCCATACTCGAAGGAAATTTGTTGTTCCACTGTGAGCTTGACCCCAATGTCCCTCATTGCACTTTGATCCTGGATGATGAGAAGCGGCCGGCCGTTTATTTAAGAATAACCGGCCAGAACAGCAGGCTGGTTGGGTTTCTCTATATTTTGACCGAAGATGCGGGGGTTTTGGAGATCGCTCAGCAGGCAGCGCCTCTGTGTGCCTTGGAGCTGATAAAACAGAATTATGTGATCCAGGCTCAGAGAGAGTATAAGGATGCCTTTATCTATGATCTATTGTACAGCAATATTGAATCTGTCCGGGATATTATGAGCCGCGGGGAGATCTGGGGCTGGGATCTCAACCGGCCCTATGGCGTGATTGTTTTTGAATTGGAGGATTATCAGGATTTTTCTGCGGACAGCCATTTGCTGGAGGGAATCTACGCAATCGTGGAGACGATCCTGCAGCAGGAACTGGAAAACCCCATCATCATGAAGATGAAAGGTCAGATCATAGCCCTTCTTCCCGGAGATATGGAACAGAGGAACATTGCTAACGCCAGAGAGTTTGTGGAGAAAATCCAAAAGAGCGCCCGGGAACGCTCCAGCAAACGAACCTTAAATGTTGGCGTAGGCCGGGTTTATGAATCCGTCAAAGATATCTTCCGCAGTTTTCAGGAGGCCAAGATTGCTTTGGAACTGGGCCGGCTGATGGAGATCAAAGGGGAAATCCCCTTCTTCAGCGATCTGGGCCTGGCCAGGATTCTCTATAATCATGACCGTCAGGAATTGAAGGAATTCTATTGGGAAACCTTAGGACCACTGGAGAGTTTTGACCGGGAGCAAGGAAATAACCTGATGGCTACCTTGGAACAATATTTTCAGAATCAATGTGATTCAAGGGTGACGGCCAATGATCTGTTTCTCCATCCCAACACTCTGCGCTACCGCCTGAAAAGGATCGAAAAAGTCTTGCAGATCAACCTCGAAGATTTTGAAACTCGCTTAAATTTAATGACGGCATTCAAGGCAAAATACCTCAGGAAACTATAG
- the lpdA gene encoding dihydrolipoyl dehydrogenase, whose protein sequence is MQNGGFDVIVIGGGPGGYTAAAKASALGGKAAVVERSALGGTCLNLGCIPTKTLLKSTEVLESVKKAKDFGVDISEVKVSPEKILNRKQGIIKRLNTGVEFLMKSHNITVFRGEGKVTGVDEVTVTTPSEQIVLKTRNIIIATGSRPAAIPGLEPDGHWIMNSDQALMLTSIPEKLLIIGGGAIGVEFASIYRKLGAQVTLVEAMDRILPFADREVSDALKQLMAREKIVVLTESKVAGIQKSAEGLLVNVETPKGLKEIQTDKVLVAVGRRPEYEGLGLPEIGVTVEKGKIAVNSKMETNIPGIYAIGDVTGGILLAHVASAEGTVAAVNAMGGQKHMNYKVVPSCIYTSPELASVGLSEEQAVSRGLKIVIGKSQFTGSGKALAMGENKGLVKIVAEAVSGKILGVHILGAQATSLISEAALAINLGAAVNDIADTIHAHPSLPETLLEAAEEAVKLIDREKNDPISKL, encoded by the coding sequence ATGCAAAACGGAGGATTTGATGTTATTGTCATCGGCGGTGGACCCGGAGGATATACGGCCGCTGCCAAAGCCAGTGCTCTGGGTGGCAAGGCAGCGGTTGTGGAAAGAAGCGCTTTAGGGGGGACCTGCTTGAATCTGGGCTGTATCCCCACCAAAACCTTGCTGAAGTCCACTGAAGTACTGGAAAGCGTTAAAAAGGCCAAAGATTTTGGCGTGGATATCAGCGAAGTAAAGGTGTCTCCGGAAAAGATCCTCAACCGGAAACAGGGGATTATTAAACGTCTCAATACCGGTGTTGAATTTCTTATGAAGAGTCATAACATCACAGTTTTCAGGGGGGAAGGGAAAGTTACCGGAGTCGATGAAGTAACCGTAACGACCCCCTCCGAACAAATTGTTCTGAAAACGCGAAACATTATTATAGCCACCGGCTCCAGGCCCGCTGCAATACCGGGCCTGGAGCCGGACGGACATTGGATTATGAACAGCGACCAGGCCTTAATGTTAACAAGCATTCCAGAAAAACTCTTAATCATTGGCGGGGGAGCAATCGGTGTTGAATTCGCTAGCATCTACCGGAAACTTGGAGCGCAGGTCACCTTAGTTGAAGCAATGGACAGAATCTTACCCTTTGCGGACAGAGAGGTCAGCGATGCTTTAAAACAGTTAATGGCACGGGAGAAGATCGTTGTTTTAACGGAATCTAAGGTGGCCGGAATTCAAAAATCGGCAGAGGGTTTACTGGTTAACGTGGAGACTCCTAAAGGGCTTAAAGAGATTCAGACGGATAAAGTGTTGGTAGCAGTCGGCCGGCGTCCGGAATATGAAGGTTTGGGTTTGCCGGAAATAGGCGTCACGGTGGAAAAGGGGAAGATCGCAGTTAATTCCAAAATGGAAACAAATATTCCCGGCATTTATGCCATAGGGGACGTAACAGGGGGAATTTTGCTGGCCCATGTCGCCTCCGCCGAAGGGACAGTGGCGGCAGTAAATGCTATGGGCGGCCAAAAACACATGAATTATAAGGTTGTACCCAGTTGTATTTATACCTCGCCGGAATTGGCCAGCGTAGGTCTTAGCGAAGAACAGGCTGTCAGCCGGGGCCTGAAGATTGTTATCGGAAAGTCTCAATTCACCGGGAGCGGTAAAGCTCTGGCCATGGGAGAAAATAAAGGATTAGTTAAAATCGTTGCCGAGGCAGTCAGCGGCAAAATACTGGGTGTGCATATCCTTGGGGCCCAGGCCACAAGCCTGATCTCTGAGGCAGCATTGGCCATTAATTTGGGAGCTGCGGTTAACGATATTGCAGACACAATTCACGCCCACCCCTCACTTCCGGAAACTCTGCTGGAGGCTGCTGAAGAAGCGGTAAAATTAATTGATAGGGAAAAGAATGATCCCATTTCTAAGCTATAA
- a CDS encoding sodium:solute symporter family protein, giving the protein MNSFGAWIVGLWLTYTAVLIVLSRYAKKKAESGGGDSFWVGGRSFKPWMVFVCITGLFSGSSFISVLELSYKVGISAAWYGVAEMVHVLIIALLLIANLRRLKMVTVSGLIGDKFGRLALGVSGAITAFTFPMWSVATALAFASGLHVYTSLSLPVSIAITSITLLIFLQSGGMWSIVVTQTANSLAFAAMFIVGCIAFFIEPGLGGLAQLAAAQPAMFSATNAGLQVIIAWFATFLINVFVAQAAFQMALSCRTPEEGRKGLLMAFGANAFFIVFGVLFGLSAAIVVPGGARGMIAIPQYLAQVLPAPLVGVFFLGIWAAALGWGAPCQFSGATSLGRDVMGAINPSLSDQRKVTYTKYALAALTLEMILLGLMRSENASWWNVLAWTLRNGSTFAPVIVALVWPLATRRGAIAALVGGFISGLAWYALGGWDPVKFFYNIHPVFIGMTFNILLMVLVSMTEKAGQWKFKFDQSSGRKTLGIVSAAAMVIFVITALTQFNWLFQKGLIGLNLFLIVTAIFVNVMVFIVPITSETAAAEQAA; this is encoded by the coding sequence ATGAATTCATTCGGAGCGTGGATTGTGGGATTATGGCTGACCTATACCGCTGTCCTTATAGTCCTGAGCAGATATGCCAAAAAGAAAGCGGAATCCGGCGGCGGCGACAGCTTTTGGGTCGGAGGACGCAGCTTTAAACCCTGGATGGTCTTCGTATGCATTACGGGCTTATTTTCGGGATCGTCGTTTATTTCAGTTTTGGAATTATCCTATAAAGTAGGTATTTCGGCGGCCTGGTATGGTGTAGCGGAAATGGTTCACGTCTTAATCATTGCGCTATTGTTAATTGCTAATTTGCGCAGACTGAAAATGGTGACGGTTTCCGGTTTAATCGGGGATAAATTCGGGCGTCTGGCCCTGGGTGTGAGCGGTGCGATTACTGCCTTTACCTTTCCCATGTGGTCCGTGGCGACCGCCCTTGCTTTTGCATCGGGCCTTCACGTTTATACCTCCTTATCCCTGCCTGTTTCCATTGCCATTACAAGTATAACCCTGCTGATTTTCCTGCAATCAGGTGGAATGTGGTCCATTGTTGTTACTCAAACAGCGAATAGCTTAGCTTTCGCAGCCATGTTTATCGTGGGCTGTATTGCCTTCTTCATCGAACCGGGTCTTGGCGGGTTAGCTCAATTAGCAGCCGCCCAACCCGCCATGTTTTCCGCAACCAATGCCGGCTTGCAGGTGATCATTGCCTGGTTTGCTACCTTTTTGATCAATGTGTTTGTAGCTCAGGCAGCCTTTCAGATGGCTTTATCCTGCCGTACTCCTGAGGAGGGCAGAAAAGGCTTGCTGATGGCTTTTGGGGCAAATGCCTTTTTCATTGTTTTCGGTGTATTATTTGGTTTGTCAGCCGCTATTGTGGTACCCGGCGGAGCCCGGGGGATGATTGCCATACCTCAATATTTGGCTCAAGTGCTGCCTGCCCCATTGGTAGGGGTGTTCTTCCTGGGAATTTGGGCCGCGGCCCTGGGCTGGGGTGCCCCCTGCCAGTTTTCCGGGGCAACAAGTCTTGGACGTGACGTAATGGGTGCCATTAACCCGTCCTTAAGTGATCAACGCAAAGTCACTTACACGAAATATGCTTTAGCCGCCCTAACCCTTGAGATGATCTTATTAGGCCTGATGAGAAGTGAAAACGCTTCCTGGTGGAATGTTCTGGCCTGGACCTTGCGGAACGGCTCGACCTTCGCCCCGGTGATTGTGGCCCTGGTTTGGCCGTTGGCAACGCGCCGCGGGGCGATAGCTGCCCTGGTCGGCGGATTTATTTCCGGATTAGCCTGGTATGCTTTGGGTGGTTGGGACCCCGTTAAGTTTTTCTATAATATACATCCGGTGTTTATTGGTATGACCTTTAATATCTTACTCATGGTACTGGTTTCCATGACAGAGAAAGCCGGACAGTGGAAATTCAAATTCGATCAGTCCTCCGGCAGAAAGACGTTAGGGATTGTATCCGCAGCAGCCATGGTTATCTTTGTAATTACAGCCTTAACCCAATTTAACTGGCTCTTCCAGAAAGGCTTGATTGGCTTAAATCTCTTCTTGATTGTAACGGCAATTTTTGTGAATGTGATGGTCTTTATTGTTCCCATAACATCAGAGACGGCCGCTGCCGAACAAGCAGCTTGA
- a CDS encoding OsmC family protein, with protein MSKVNITWEGNMKFVGTDESGFKVPMDASSIYGGKNEGIRPMELMLMSLGGCTGIELGHILNKMRVVYDRLDIEVSGNRAEEHPKVFSDIQVVYRLSGENIPVEKVNKALQMAEQVYCSASNMIKEVAEITYSIEINGTVHPYEA; from the coding sequence ATGTCGAAAGTAAACATTACCTGGGAAGGAAATATGAAATTTGTAGGGACAGATGAAAGTGGATTTAAGGTGCCTATGGATGCTTCCTCAATTTATGGCGGTAAAAATGAAGGTATAAGGCCGATGGAACTAATGCTGATGTCCCTGGGTGGGTGCACAGGTATCGAGCTGGGTCACATTCTCAATAAAATGAGAGTCGTCTACGACCGCTTAGACATTGAAGTCAGCGGCAATAGAGCAGAAGAGCATCCCAAGGTGTTCAGCGATATTCAGGTTGTCTATCGGTTAAGCGGGGAGAATATCCCCGTAGAAAAGGTGAATAAAGCTTTGCAAATGGCTGAACAGGTTTATTGTTCAGCGTCGAATATGATTAAAGAAGTTGCAGAAATTACCTATTCCATAGAAATTAATGGTACGGTCCATCCCTACGAAGCTTAG
- a CDS encoding sigma-54-dependent Fis family transcriptional regulator — MKVKQIMLENPRTLHYSQTIRDACHLYRQTNVNCAPIVDDQNTVVGILTVFRLLEAIEDGATFATTVDQIMERHLQIIDENTAFHDIREQTMDRLLIYNNEQKLTGVLTRIDLINKVHGALMNSEDRLAEAHEINKELRSVIEASYDGIIVVDSQGSVQMVNKSFFRVQGSDHDPMGGPIEQLTIVCREALIQVYQRVMAKGKVTFERYKGKHLTELVITGSPVFDELDELVRVVISIRDLTELNQLKLQTEQYSHELKSLRVKEQKDLIYHSAAMERVVNEALRVSGVDSTVLIVGESGVGKEVIAKTIHQNSPRAEGPFIQINSGAIPENLLESELFGYERGSFTGANKEGKPGMMELANGGTLLLDEVGDMPLNLQVKLLRAIQEQEIYRIGGRVPIKLNIRILSATNKNLEELVKERKFREDLFYRLNVVSIKVPALRERKSDILPLAKHFLNKVNERYKMRKYFSYEVYKLLEEYNWPGNIRELANLVERLVIMSEQDAIFPDQLPEEFSVNQPSTPLRVTVDQIVPLKEARDIVETELIIKALKEYNSLRRAGEVLGVAHSTLLRKARALGITYAD, encoded by the coding sequence ATGAAAGTTAAGCAAATAATGTTAGAGAACCCTCGGACTTTGCATTATAGCCAAACTATAAGGGATGCCTGTCATCTTTACAGGCAAACCAATGTTAACTGTGCTCCGATTGTGGATGACCAGAATACCGTTGTGGGAATTCTAACAGTCTTTCGCTTACTTGAGGCAATTGAAGATGGGGCAACCTTTGCAACCACTGTTGACCAGATCATGGAGAGACATTTACAAATAATTGACGAAAATACGGCTTTCCATGATATCAGGGAACAAACCATGGACCGGCTGCTGATTTATAATAACGAGCAGAAGCTTACAGGGGTATTAACCCGCATTGATCTAATCAATAAGGTCCACGGGGCTCTAATGAACTCTGAGGACAGACTGGCTGAAGCCCATGAGATTAACAAGGAACTAAGAAGCGTTATTGAAGCATCTTATGATGGGATCATAGTCGTTGATAGTCAAGGCTCAGTGCAAATGGTCAATAAGAGCTTTTTCAGAGTACAAGGTTCTGACCACGACCCCATGGGAGGACCCATCGAGCAGCTAACCATAGTCTGTCGGGAAGCTCTTATCCAGGTGTATCAGCGTGTGATGGCAAAGGGCAAGGTGACGTTTGAGCGGTATAAAGGCAAACATTTAACTGAGTTAGTTATTACGGGAAGTCCTGTCTTTGATGAACTGGACGAGCTTGTTCGGGTAGTTATCAGCATTCGTGATTTAACCGAACTCAATCAATTGAAACTTCAGACTGAGCAATACTCTCATGAGCTGAAATCACTTAGGGTAAAAGAACAGAAAGATCTTATTTATCATAGTGCCGCTATGGAGAGGGTTGTCAACGAAGCCTTGCGGGTATCGGGTGTGGACTCGACGGTGCTGATTGTAGGGGAATCGGGAGTAGGGAAGGAAGTAATAGCTAAAACTATTCATCAAAACAGTCCCCGGGCAGAGGGGCCGTTTATACAAATAAACAGCGGAGCGATACCGGAGAATCTTCTGGAATCCGAGTTGTTCGGCTATGAGAGAGGATCCTTTACAGGGGCTAATAAAGAAGGCAAGCCCGGGATGATGGAACTGGCCAACGGAGGTACGTTATTGCTGGATGAGGTTGGGGATATGCCCCTGAATCTTCAGGTGAAATTATTGCGGGCAATCCAAGAGCAGGAGATATACCGTATCGGCGGCCGTGTACCTATTAAGCTTAACATTCGTATTCTCTCAGCCACCAATAAGAATTTAGAGGAATTAGTTAAAGAAAGGAAGTTTCGCGAAGATCTGTTCTACCGTCTTAATGTGGTTTCCATTAAAGTTCCTGCGCTGCGGGAACGGAAAAGTGATATTTTACCCTTGGCTAAGCATTTCTTGAATAAGGTTAATGAACGGTATAAGATGCGAAAGTATTTTTCCTACGAGGTCTATAAACTCCTTGAAGAGTATAATTGGCCCGGAAACATCAGAGAACTGGCTAATTTGGTGGAACGTCTGGTCATCATGTCCGAACAGGATGCCATCTTCCCGGACCAGTTGCCCGAGGAGTTCTCTGTCAATCAGCCCTCAACTCCTCTCCGGGTAACGGTTGATCAGATTGTCCCGTTAAAAGAGGCCAGGGATATTGTGGAGACGGAGTTGATTATTAAGGCTTTAAAGGAATATAACAGCCTGCGTCGTGCCGGAGAGGTCTTAGGAGTAGCCCATTCTACGTTATTGAGGAAGGCTAGAGCATTAGGTATAACTTACGCTGACTAA
- the gcvH gene encoding glycine cleavage system protein GcvH: protein MKMYSREHQWVELKGEKAYLGITEFAAKQLGDIVFVELPAVNDQFAAGEVIARVESVKSSSEIYCPVSGEVLAIKEELADAPERLNADPEGEAWIAEIRLENPKELDELMTKEEYLAGLSS, encoded by the coding sequence ATGAAAATGTATAGCAGAGAACATCAATGGGTTGAGTTAAAGGGTGAGAAAGCTTATCTGGGGATAACAGAATTTGCTGCCAAGCAATTAGGGGATATCGTCTTTGTAGAACTGCCGGCGGTAAATGATCAATTTGCGGCTGGAGAAGTAATAGCAAGAGTTGAATCTGTCAAGTCTTCATCTGAAATTTATTGTCCTGTATCCGGGGAAGTATTGGCGATTAAGGAAGAACTGGCGGATGCTCCGGAAAGGTTAAACGCTGACCCTGAGGGAGAAGCCTGGATTGCGGAAATCCGACTGGAAAACCCCAAGGAACTCGATGAACTGATGACCAAAGAAGAATATTTAGCCGGCCTCTCCAGTTAG
- a CDS encoding M56 family metallopeptidase gives MTIKITSVMMITKVNVKGRRHFHFKSKDLLVNWLTQGLLILHWFNPLLWYSLLKLREDQEIACDYLTIEKMGIGTPEEYALTLLKLAESNLKVSGIVSVASLLGTQSQIRRRIKMIKDFRKVPLKWALLVIPVVAVLVWVTLTNAKVSTSGTVGKVSAVTNGQAGETITQSDQSSSVPEGGFNYRQYLPFTPLLPSYTAGYELTSSQISCSQNMPPDNTSGVGYLAAYGSHAAFTISEGPSKGIEPNISDYSTKTQIQIGDLPATLYVREIGDAFIRFTKDGVEYTVNNIIGGGISIEELKKICASIAVPAKNPPSDIYIGKGGTSATDGLSFKTLQAGEVVIPQGYKFDMQNSMIYIQGDKKSENFSLYYTNTQGTATPFINVQMIQGDHPWFAPVSTPDSTFDTKRIDGIDVKLRKNYKDRLPAAVFQMSGGLRFEIASTESQGIIETIVKSIVQAYAKQ, from the coding sequence TTGACAATTAAAATTACAAGTGTAATGATGATTACAAAAGTAAACGTAAAAGGGAGGAGACATTTTCACTTCAAGTCTAAGGACCTATTGGTAAACTGGCTAACCCAGGGGTTGCTTATACTCCATTGGTTTAACCCTCTGCTCTGGTACTCATTGCTAAAATTACGGGAAGATCAGGAAATTGCCTGCGATTATTTGACTATCGAAAAGATGGGAATTGGCACCCCTGAGGAATATGCCCTTACGCTGCTCAAGCTAGCGGAGAGCAACTTGAAAGTATCAGGAATTGTCAGTGTGGCAAGTTTGTTGGGTACACAGTCACAGATAAGGAGAAGAATCAAAATGATAAAAGATTTTCGTAAAGTACCTTTAAAGTGGGCTTTATTGGTTATTCCAGTCGTAGCTGTTCTGGTATGGGTTACTTTGACCAATGCTAAGGTGAGCACTTCCGGTACGGTTGGCAAAGTGTCTGCCGTGACAAATGGCCAAGCGGGTGAGACTATAACTCAGTCTGATCAATCTTCTTCTGTACCTGAGGGAGGCTTTAATTACCGGCAATATCTGCCCTTCACCCCTTTGCTTCCCAGCTACACTGCGGGCTACGAGCTTACCTCTTCTCAGATCAGCTGCAGCCAAAACATGCCTCCTGACAACACTTCCGGTGTAGGGTACTTAGCTGCCTATGGCAGCCACGCAGCATTTACAATCTCAGAAGGGCCCTCCAAGGGGATAGAGCCTAATATTTCGGATTACTCTACAAAAACCCAAATCCAAATAGGTGATTTGCCGGCAACATTATACGTCAGAGAGATTGGTGATGCCTTTATTCGATTTACAAAAGATGGTGTGGAGTATACCGTCAACAATATAATCGGCGGGGGCATTTCCATCGAGGAGTTAAAGAAAATCTGTGCCAGTATAGCAGTTCCGGCTAAAAATCCGCCTTCAGACATTTATATAGGAAAAGGAGGCACTTCGGCTACAGATGGGTTAAGCTTTAAGACTCTCCAAGCAGGGGAGGTGGTCATTCCCCAGGGCTACAAATTTGATATGCAAAATTCCATGATCTATATTCAAGGGGACAAAAAGTCAGAGAACTTTTCGTTATACTATACGAATACGCAAGGCACGGCAACACCTTTCATTAATGTCCAGATGATCCAAGGAGATCACCCCTGGTTCGCTCCAGTGTCAACGCCGGACTCAACCTTTGATACGAAACGAATTGACGGAATTGACGTTAAACTGCGTAAAAATTATAAGGATCGTCTGCCGGCAGCTGTGTTTCAAATGAGTGGTGGTTTAAGATTTGAGATTGCTTCGACGGAATCGCAAGGGATTATCGAGACTATAGTGAAATCGATTGTGCAAGCTTATGCTAAACAGTAG